The Caretta caretta isolate rCarCar2 chromosome 10, rCarCar1.hap1, whole genome shotgun sequence genome has a window encoding:
- the SRL gene encoding sarcalumenin isoform X2, giving the protein MEGLRLLCCCVASLLLLGAAELQVSASGGTEDVANFVENHLSAGDQSLEGNEGVLCPESVPPEKTVLLQPADSNEAAAQERSGMPHDCGSKTGADINIPVDGSNNESQEEDNDANAANASSSVSECAPATGSSADGGEIVAREGEPAEGTPLPGEDTEGLLAKEQPVGSRSEAAKESEEDGELHVAGVEIRLEEAGSEEDRQNSPPATAGSFEESTRLPAEERPVSQGGTKALAREEVAAAAERHSGPDNGKDTAEKECEVSEASQRNTPPLQASGELLPQGDGRSTEPVLSEPEILEEEGTQQEEGSKEDESRIPHASQGAKSHVQGGDHANEQDKEVSGSETSHVSGDPLGGNGLAAKEKEPDSGNRTGDSPEGETATGGQPAEKDREEPGTALAEGVGENPNLEAEESEESSEEEDDDQAESEEEGDDSSEEEGDDSAEEEGAGLAEEEGGDDGEGAGPAEAEGAGPAEEEGGDDGEGAGPAEAEGAGPDEEEGGDPAEEEGGDEGEGAVPAEAPGPAEKVGGDLAEAEEEGADPAEEDGDPAEEEGAGLAQSEEEAEEVIAPDARKAASDMEDHGHVKEEQISEAEAESDPAGQENAPRRDMEQDKDHSHNSSPTVAGSLSVDAQLVAETDSPPGSNHPPAGAVPDPRQIEETEDVGETAKRDRSHIESTLKLSEAKPADDYSATLQRLRKIYHSSIKPLEQSYRYNELRQHEITDGEITSKPMVLFLGPWSVGKSTMINYLLGLDDTPYQLYTGAEPTTSEFTVIMHGPKLKTIEGIVMAADSARSFSPLEKFGQNFLEKLIGIEVPHKLLERVTFVDTPGIIENRKQQERGYPFNDVCQWFIDRADLIFVVFDPTKLDVGLELEMLFRQLKGRESQIRIILNKADSLATQELMRVYGALFWSLAPLINVTEPPRVYVSSFWPPEYHPETHKDLFLKEEISLLEDLNQVIENRLENKIAFIRQHAIRVRIHALLVDRYLQTYKDKMTFFSDGELVFKDIVEDPDKFYIFKSILAKTNVSKFDLPNREAYKDFFGINPISSFKLLAQQCSYMGGCYLEKIERAITHELPDLLGSIGLGKKPSVLSCDTTGCGETPRNRYRKP; this is encoded by the exons AACTGCAAGTTTCTGCCTCGGGGGGCACTGAAGATGTTGCCAACTTTGTTGAGAATCACTTATCAGCTGGAGACCAgagcctagaggggaatgaaGGGGTACTTTGCCCAGAGTCTGTACCTCCTGAGAAGACTGTTCTCCTCCAGCCTGCAGACAGCAATGAGGCAGCAGCCCAGGAAAGGAGTGGAATGCCACATGACTGTGGTTCCAAGACAGGTGCTGATATAAATATCCCTGTTGATGGCTCGAACAATGAGAGCCAAGAGGAGGACAATGACGCGAACGCTGCTAATGCTTCTTCATCGGTTTCAGAATGTgcccctgccacaggcagcagtgCTGATGGAGGTGAGATTGTGGCGAGAGAGGGAGAGCCAGCGGAAGGGACTCCTCTCCCAGGGGAAGACACGGAAGGGCTGCTGGCCAAAGAACAGCCCGTAGGCAGCAGGAGCGAAGCTGCAAAGGAGAGCGAGGAGGATGGGGAGCTCCATGTGGCAGGGGTGGAAATCAGGCTGGAAGAGGCTGGGAGTGAAGAGGACAGGCAAAACTCTCCTCCAGCCACAGCAGGGAGTTTTGAAGAGAGCACCCGCCTGCCTGCAGAGGAGAGGCCAGTTTCCCAGGGTGGAACAAAGGCTCTGGCTAGAGAggaggtagcagcagcagcagagcgcCACTCAGGGCCTGACAATGGCAAagatactgctgaaaaggaatgTGAAGTCAGTGAGGCCTCCCAGAGGAACACGCCTCCCTTACAGGCCAGCGGGGAATTGCTCCCTCAGGGAGATGGACGTAGTACTGAACCTGTTCTGTCAGAGCCAGAAATTCTTGAGGAAGAGGGGACACAGCAGGAGGAAGGCTCTAAAGAAGACGAGAGCCGTATTCCACATGCCAGCCAAGGTGCCAAATCTCACGTGCAAGGTGGGGATCATGCAAACGAGCAAGACAAAGAAGTCTCTGGCTCAGAGACCAGTCATGTCTCTGGGGACCCTCTCGGGGGCAATGGACTAGCTGCAAAAGAGAAGGAGCCTGATTCAGGCAACAGAACTGGTGACAGTCCTGAGGGGGAGACCGCCACTGGTGGCCAGCCAGCAGAAAAGGACAGAGAGGAACCAGGCACTGCCTTGGCTGAGGGAGTGGGAGAAAACCCTAACTTGGAAGCAGAGGAGTCTGAAGAAAGTTCAGAGGAAGAGGATGATGACCAGGCCGAGTCTGAGGAAGAGGGTGATGACTCATCAGAGGAAGAGGGTGATGACTCAGCAGAGGAAGAGGGGGCTGGCTTGGCAGAGGAAGAGGGTGGTGATGATGGAGAGGGGGCTGGCCCAGCAGAGGCAGAGGGGGCTGGCCCGGCAGAGGAAGAGGGTGGTGATGATGGAGAGGGGGCTGGCCCAGCAGAGGCAGAGGGGGCTGGCCCGGATGAAGAAGAGGGTGGTGATCCGGCAGAGGAAGAGGGTGGTGATGAAGGAGAGGGGGCTGTCCCGGCAGAGGCTCCTGGCCCAGCAGAGAAAGTCGGTGGTGATCTGGCAGAGGCAGAGGAAGAAGGGGCTGACCCAGCAGAGGAAGATGGTGATCCAGCAGAGGAAGAGGGGGCTGGCCTGGCACAGTCAGAGGAAGAGGCTGAAGAAGTCATTGCCCCAGATGCCCGAAAGGCTGCTAGTGACATGGAAGACCATGGCCATGTCAAAGAGGAACAGATCAGTGAAGCAGAAGCTGAGTCTGATCCTGCAGGCCAGGAGAATGCACCCCGCAGAGACATGGAGCAGGACAAAGATCACTCTCACAATAGTAGCCCAACTGTAGCAGGAAGCCTTTCTGTGGATGCGCAGTTAGTGGCAGAAACAGACAGCCCACCTGGCAGCAACCATCCTCCTGCTGGTGCTGTACCTGACCCCAGACAAATAG AAGAGACAGAAGATGTTGGAGAGACTGCCAAGAGGGACCGTTCCCATATAGAGAGCACCCTTAAACTGAGTGAGGCTAAACCTGCAGATGACTACTCAG CAACACTGCAGCGGTTGAGGAAGATCTACCACTCCTCCATCAAACCCCTGGAGCAGTCCTACAGATACAACGAGCTCAGGCAGCATGAGATCACAG ATGGGGAGATTACGTCCAAGCCAATGGTGCTGTTCTTGGGACCGTGGAGCGTTGGCAAATCCACCATGATAAACTACCTCCTCGGGCTGGACGACACGCCCTACCAGCTGTACACCG GGGCTGAACCCACCACCTCTGAGTTCACAGTCATCATGCACGGCCCGAAGCTGAAGACCATCGAGGGCATTGTGATGGCTGCTGACAGTGCAcgctccttctctcccctcgaAAAGTTTGGGCAGAACTTCCTGGAGAAGCTGATCGGGATAGAGGTGCCTCATAAGCTTTTAGAGCGGGTCACCTTTGTAGACACACCGGGCATCATTGAAAACCGCAAGCAACAGGAACGAG GTTACCCATTCAATGACGTGTGCCAGTGGTTCATCGACAGAGCCGACCTCATCTTTGTCGTCTTTGACCCTACAAAGCTGGATGTGGGTCTGGAGCTGGAGATGCTGTTTCGTCAGCTGAAGGGCCGGGAGTCTCAGATAAGAATAATCTTGAACAAAGCGGACAGTCTCGCCACCCAGGAGCTTATGAGAGTCTATGGCGCCTTGTTCTGGAGCTTGGCTCCTCTGATCAATGTCACTGAACCTCCCAGGGTCTATGTCAGTTCCTTCTGGCCCCCGGAATATCACCCTGAAACCCACAAGGATCTGTTCCTTAAAGAAGAGATCTCGCTCCTAGAAGACCTTAACCAGGTGATTGAAAACAGGCTGGAGAATAAGATTGCCTTCATCCGCCAACATGCCATCCGGGTTCGCATCCACGCCCTCCTGGTCGACCGCTATCTGCAAACCTACAAGGACAAAATGACCTTCTTCAGTGATGGGGAGCTGGTATTCAAGGACATTGTAGAAGACCCTGACAAGTTCTACATCTTCAAGTCTATCCTGGCAAAGACCAATGTCAGCAAGTTTGATCTCCCCAACCGCGAGGCTTATAAGGACTTCTTCGGCATCAATCCCATCAGCAGCTTCAAGCTGCTAGCTCAGCAGTGTTCCTACATGGGAGGATGTTACCTGGAGAAGATCGAAAGGGCCATTACTCATGAGCTTCCTGATCTCTTGGGGAGTATTGGCTTGGGGAAGAAGCCCAGTGTTCTCTCCTGTGACACAACTGGCTGTGGTGAAACCCCAAGGAACCGCTATAGGAAACCATAA
- the SRL gene encoding sarcalumenin isoform X1, translating into MEGLRLLCCCVASLLLLGAAELQVSASGGTEDVANFVENHLSAGDQSLEGNEGVLCPESVPPEKTVLLQPADSNEAAAQERSGMPHDCGSKTGADINIPVDGSNNESQEEDNDANAANASSSVSECAPATGSSADGGEIVAREGEPAEGTPLPGEDTEGLLAKEQPVGSRSEAAKESEEDGELHVAGVEIRLEEAGSEEDRQNSPPATAGSFEESTRLPAEERPVSQGGTKALAREEVAAAAERHSGPDNGKDTAEKECEVSEASQRNTPPLQASGELLPQGDGRSTEPVLSEPEILEEEGTQQEEGSKEDESRIPHASQGAKSHVQGGDHANEQDKEVSGSETSHVSGDPLGGNGLAAKEKEPDSGNRTGDSPEGETATGGQPAEKDREEPGTALAEGVGENPNLEAEESEESSEEEDDDQAESEEEGDDSSEEEGDDSAEEEGAGLAEEEGGDDGEGAGPAEAEGAGPAEEEGGDDGEGAGPAEAEGAGPDEEEGGDPAEEEGGDEGEGAVPAEAPGPAEKVGGDLAEAEEEGADPAEEDGDPAEEEGAGLAQSEEEAEEVIAPDARKAASDMEDHGHVKEEQISEAEAESDPAGQENAPRRDMEQDKDHSHNSSPTVAGSLSVDAQLVAETDSPPGSNHPPAGAVPDPRQIEETEDVGETAKRDRSHIESTLKLSEAKPADDYSATLQRLRKIYHSSIKPLEQSYRYNELRQHEITAYHGRTLGSSATDGEITSKPMVLFLGPWSVGKSTMINYLLGLDDTPYQLYTGAEPTTSEFTVIMHGPKLKTIEGIVMAADSARSFSPLEKFGQNFLEKLIGIEVPHKLLERVTFVDTPGIIENRKQQERGYPFNDVCQWFIDRADLIFVVFDPTKLDVGLELEMLFRQLKGRESQIRIILNKADSLATQELMRVYGALFWSLAPLINVTEPPRVYVSSFWPPEYHPETHKDLFLKEEISLLEDLNQVIENRLENKIAFIRQHAIRVRIHALLVDRYLQTYKDKMTFFSDGELVFKDIVEDPDKFYIFKSILAKTNVSKFDLPNREAYKDFFGINPISSFKLLAQQCSYMGGCYLEKIERAITHELPDLLGSIGLGKKPSVLSCDTTGCGETPRNRYRKP; encoded by the exons AACTGCAAGTTTCTGCCTCGGGGGGCACTGAAGATGTTGCCAACTTTGTTGAGAATCACTTATCAGCTGGAGACCAgagcctagaggggaatgaaGGGGTACTTTGCCCAGAGTCTGTACCTCCTGAGAAGACTGTTCTCCTCCAGCCTGCAGACAGCAATGAGGCAGCAGCCCAGGAAAGGAGTGGAATGCCACATGACTGTGGTTCCAAGACAGGTGCTGATATAAATATCCCTGTTGATGGCTCGAACAATGAGAGCCAAGAGGAGGACAATGACGCGAACGCTGCTAATGCTTCTTCATCGGTTTCAGAATGTgcccctgccacaggcagcagtgCTGATGGAGGTGAGATTGTGGCGAGAGAGGGAGAGCCAGCGGAAGGGACTCCTCTCCCAGGGGAAGACACGGAAGGGCTGCTGGCCAAAGAACAGCCCGTAGGCAGCAGGAGCGAAGCTGCAAAGGAGAGCGAGGAGGATGGGGAGCTCCATGTGGCAGGGGTGGAAATCAGGCTGGAAGAGGCTGGGAGTGAAGAGGACAGGCAAAACTCTCCTCCAGCCACAGCAGGGAGTTTTGAAGAGAGCACCCGCCTGCCTGCAGAGGAGAGGCCAGTTTCCCAGGGTGGAACAAAGGCTCTGGCTAGAGAggaggtagcagcagcagcagagcgcCACTCAGGGCCTGACAATGGCAAagatactgctgaaaaggaatgTGAAGTCAGTGAGGCCTCCCAGAGGAACACGCCTCCCTTACAGGCCAGCGGGGAATTGCTCCCTCAGGGAGATGGACGTAGTACTGAACCTGTTCTGTCAGAGCCAGAAATTCTTGAGGAAGAGGGGACACAGCAGGAGGAAGGCTCTAAAGAAGACGAGAGCCGTATTCCACATGCCAGCCAAGGTGCCAAATCTCACGTGCAAGGTGGGGATCATGCAAACGAGCAAGACAAAGAAGTCTCTGGCTCAGAGACCAGTCATGTCTCTGGGGACCCTCTCGGGGGCAATGGACTAGCTGCAAAAGAGAAGGAGCCTGATTCAGGCAACAGAACTGGTGACAGTCCTGAGGGGGAGACCGCCACTGGTGGCCAGCCAGCAGAAAAGGACAGAGAGGAACCAGGCACTGCCTTGGCTGAGGGAGTGGGAGAAAACCCTAACTTGGAAGCAGAGGAGTCTGAAGAAAGTTCAGAGGAAGAGGATGATGACCAGGCCGAGTCTGAGGAAGAGGGTGATGACTCATCAGAGGAAGAGGGTGATGACTCAGCAGAGGAAGAGGGGGCTGGCTTGGCAGAGGAAGAGGGTGGTGATGATGGAGAGGGGGCTGGCCCAGCAGAGGCAGAGGGGGCTGGCCCGGCAGAGGAAGAGGGTGGTGATGATGGAGAGGGGGCTGGCCCAGCAGAGGCAGAGGGGGCTGGCCCGGATGAAGAAGAGGGTGGTGATCCGGCAGAGGAAGAGGGTGGTGATGAAGGAGAGGGGGCTGTCCCGGCAGAGGCTCCTGGCCCAGCAGAGAAAGTCGGTGGTGATCTGGCAGAGGCAGAGGAAGAAGGGGCTGACCCAGCAGAGGAAGATGGTGATCCAGCAGAGGAAGAGGGGGCTGGCCTGGCACAGTCAGAGGAAGAGGCTGAAGAAGTCATTGCCCCAGATGCCCGAAAGGCTGCTAGTGACATGGAAGACCATGGCCATGTCAAAGAGGAACAGATCAGTGAAGCAGAAGCTGAGTCTGATCCTGCAGGCCAGGAGAATGCACCCCGCAGAGACATGGAGCAGGACAAAGATCACTCTCACAATAGTAGCCCAACTGTAGCAGGAAGCCTTTCTGTGGATGCGCAGTTAGTGGCAGAAACAGACAGCCCACCTGGCAGCAACCATCCTCCTGCTGGTGCTGTACCTGACCCCAGACAAATAG AAGAGACAGAAGATGTTGGAGAGACTGCCAAGAGGGACCGTTCCCATATAGAGAGCACCCTTAAACTGAGTGAGGCTAAACCTGCAGATGACTACTCAG CAACACTGCAGCGGTTGAGGAAGATCTACCACTCCTCCATCAAACCCCTGGAGCAGTCCTACAGATACAACGAGCTCAGGCAGCATGAGATCACAG CTTACCATGGACGTAccctgggctcctcagccacag ATGGGGAGATTACGTCCAAGCCAATGGTGCTGTTCTTGGGACCGTGGAGCGTTGGCAAATCCACCATGATAAACTACCTCCTCGGGCTGGACGACACGCCCTACCAGCTGTACACCG GGGCTGAACCCACCACCTCTGAGTTCACAGTCATCATGCACGGCCCGAAGCTGAAGACCATCGAGGGCATTGTGATGGCTGCTGACAGTGCAcgctccttctctcccctcgaAAAGTTTGGGCAGAACTTCCTGGAGAAGCTGATCGGGATAGAGGTGCCTCATAAGCTTTTAGAGCGGGTCACCTTTGTAGACACACCGGGCATCATTGAAAACCGCAAGCAACAGGAACGAG GTTACCCATTCAATGACGTGTGCCAGTGGTTCATCGACAGAGCCGACCTCATCTTTGTCGTCTTTGACCCTACAAAGCTGGATGTGGGTCTGGAGCTGGAGATGCTGTTTCGTCAGCTGAAGGGCCGGGAGTCTCAGATAAGAATAATCTTGAACAAAGCGGACAGTCTCGCCACCCAGGAGCTTATGAGAGTCTATGGCGCCTTGTTCTGGAGCTTGGCTCCTCTGATCAATGTCACTGAACCTCCCAGGGTCTATGTCAGTTCCTTCTGGCCCCCGGAATATCACCCTGAAACCCACAAGGATCTGTTCCTTAAAGAAGAGATCTCGCTCCTAGAAGACCTTAACCAGGTGATTGAAAACAGGCTGGAGAATAAGATTGCCTTCATCCGCCAACATGCCATCCGGGTTCGCATCCACGCCCTCCTGGTCGACCGCTATCTGCAAACCTACAAGGACAAAATGACCTTCTTCAGTGATGGGGAGCTGGTATTCAAGGACATTGTAGAAGACCCTGACAAGTTCTACATCTTCAAGTCTATCCTGGCAAAGACCAATGTCAGCAAGTTTGATCTCCCCAACCGCGAGGCTTATAAGGACTTCTTCGGCATCAATCCCATCAGCAGCTTCAAGCTGCTAGCTCAGCAGTGTTCCTACATGGGAGGATGTTACCTGGAGAAGATCGAAAGGGCCATTACTCATGAGCTTCCTGATCTCTTGGGGAGTATTGGCTTGGGGAAGAAGCCCAGTGTTCTCTCCTGTGACACAACTGGCTGTGGTGAAACCCCAAGGAACCGCTATAGGAAACCATAA